In Oncorhynchus kisutch isolate 150728-3 linkage group LG5, Okis_V2, whole genome shotgun sequence, a genomic segment contains:
- the LOC109890213 gene encoding transcription factor HES-5-like, with protein sequence MAPVNMCNIVRTTKDKIKLRKPVVEKMRRDRINSSIEQLKSLLKTELQAHQPNSKLEKADILETAVFYLKDNSTRPASSFNVASPVQSYAEGFTRCLEETLRFLSAHNQPTDSQHKLVDHFHRVQKLGERVALSPNRATVPHNNRTPKCVTAGGRGPLWRPW encoded by the exons ATGGCTCCTGTCAATATGTGCAACATTGTGAGGACCACGAAAGATAAAATCAAA CTGAGAAAACCAGTGGTCGAGAAGATGCGCAGAGACCGCATCAACAGCAGCATCGAACAGCTCAAGTCACTCCTCAAAACCGAACTTCAAGCACACCAACCCAACTCTAAACTGGAGAAGGCTGACATTCTCGAGACAGCTGTGTTTTACCTGAAAGACAACAGCACGCGCCCTGCATCTTCATTCAACGTAGCGTCACCTGTCCAGAGCTACGCGGAGGGATTCACCCGCTGCCTGGAGGAGACGCTGCGTTTCCTCTCAGCGCACAACCAGCCGACTGACTCGCAACATAAGCTTGTCGATCACTTCCATCGGGTACAGAAACTTGGTGAGAGAGTCGCGCTGAGTCCAAACCGCGCGACGGTCCCTCACAACAACAGAACTCCGAAATGTGTCACCGCAGGTGGAAGAGGGCCTTTGTGGAGACCCTGGTGA